AATGTACAGGAAATATTAAGTGCTTCTCAGAGTTTAAGCTGCCAATGACACAGCCTGATTTATTcagaattataaaaaaatcCTGACGCAAAGTGAGGGCACAACTTTgatagccattttttttttatggaaattaTAATTCAAGAtttaatttttgtattgtttgatatcttaaagttctttgTCTTTGTTCTCTGTAACAGTGTACTTTTTAATTTGTtgcattttcaaacattttgtttggcAGTTTTACATTGTGACCTCATGCTGAGGACAGGTTAAATTAATGTGTTTCCAAGTATACAGTGTGCTTTTACAATAatactaaaattatttaaaagtataAGCAATAAATGCCCAGAGTATACAAATTTCCTTTACATGTAactttcaagttttttttttttttttgtatcataAATAGGGATTTTGTGTTTAGGACATGATCACGTCGTATGGTGACTTAATGTGGTTAAGCACATTTTTAACTTTATCCTGTAAAATGAGCagttaaaatattgtgaataaaaatgatgaaataCTATTTATGTAGCGAACTGAgaaaacatacacatacactACAGTACATACACTAGACAAAAAATGTGGAgtatagcatttattaaattaaagtatttatGCTATTTTTAATCTAACTTAATTATCCAAGTCTTAATTGCCACTGTACATCAgacatacaaaaaataaaaaaacattaaaaaacaaactcaTTGCAAAAGCAAAAATCACTAGTGCCCCCTTGTGTTCAGTAACTAGAATTACAAAGAATTGTAGTGACTCGGAGTATCAGACTAGGATTAGAGTCAGTCAGCAGCATACGCACATGACTGAAATATCTATCTGATTGTGTTGCTCTTTATTATCGTCTTCTGAAGAGCAGAAGACTTCTGTCCCATGTTGTATTACCGAAACTCTGCACCAGCTCCATGCTGCACTGCTTTTCTAAGTGCTCTCTAGCATGCGCAGCCATGTCCCCACGAATCTCAAGGGCCTTGAAGTGTTCAAAGTCCGCTGCGCCCCAGTTTGCGTAAGCGGCGTGCAGCAGAGCGGTAACACTTCCACGGCTGCGCCTCCAGCAGCAGATACTCACAGAGAGACGCCAGTCTGGAGAGGAGAGACAGAAACGCAGCGTCTCCGTGATTCAGATGCACCCACATAGTCACCGCAAAACAGGTGCACAGGTGGAAACGAGGGCAGCCAAACTTTCCCAAATATGACTCTAGCACTGTCCGGCTCTCTTGATCATCTGTGATATCCAGGGGGATGAACTGGATATTCTGGGGAAAGGGGTTGGAGTTTTGTGCCCGAAGGATTAAATCTTGGTCCAGGTCAAATCCAAGCAGATACAGTTCTCTTTTAGGAGAGTCACTTCCAGAGGCCTCCTTGTGCAGTAAATGCTTATACAGAGCAATGGACAAGTCCTGACAAACAGAGGGaataacacaaaacacacattgGTGATTAAAACGACACATTTTTTATGAGCTGAATATGACAGATTGTCCTTTTCCGAACCAATCTGGTGATAATGTACTGcaacacaaattaaaaattacataaGTCTCATAAAGAGCAATTTAGCAACTTCtagacaataaaaaaaaaattcactgcTGAGCAtaacttttaaaagaaataaccatgacatttttaaagatattaatttCAATAACTTAATTTCCTTATAGTGGTTGTACACTTAATACTCATTTAATAGTCTCATTTAATACttcaaatacatgcatgcagaTTGTTAGGATTCTGTCAGGAAAATAAGTTATTAATTTAGAAAATGTCAGAATCTGAAGAGTAAATATCAtactgaaagggttagttcacctaaaaattaaaattctgtcttttattactcaccctcatgtcgttccacacacgCAAGACCTTCACTTCATCTTCAGAacccaaattaagatatttttgatgaaatcagagagctttctgtccctccattgacagctacgcaactaccatttccaaggtccagaaaggtagtaaagacctcattaaagtaatccatgtgactccagtggtttaacctcaattctACGAAGTGAcacgagtgctttgtttgtgctaaaaaaaaagaaaaaaaaaaagaaaagacagaagaaaaaaaaaaagacgcaTATGTGTTGAATGAATGTACGTAGCCCCGGACatgaaatgcaagaaaaaaaaattaaattgtgcgaatgatttactatttcgttccctcgatttacttaatcgtgcgcacgatttactaattcgttccctcgatttactaaaatgtccgcacgatttactattttgttctctcaatttataaatcatgtgcatgatttagtaaattgagggaacaaaatagtaaattgtgtgcacgatttagcctacttttttccccctgcatgtcatgtccaggGCTCCGTATGAATGTGCGTTAGAGatgaatattttgtaaataaagtggtaaattatgtttttttttttttttttttgtgcaaacaaagccctcacgttgcttcataaaatagAAGTTAAACCACAGGAGTCACATGGGTTGACTtgtttactacctttctgggccttgtaAATGGTAGTTGCAtaactgtcaatggagggacagaaagctctcagatttcattaaaaatatcttaatttgtgttccaaataaGGActaaagtcttatgggtttggaacgacttgagtgtgagtaattaatgacagaattttaatttttgggtgaactaaccctttaatatttaatcttcagatttatatgtatttgtttattttttttaacagataAGCACAAAATACAAGGATTATTCAAATGAATTTAACAAGTTTACATCTAATAATATAGAGTATAATGtgataatttaaacaaaaaaaaagtagataAATCCTTTGTACCCCTGAGTTACATCCCACATCCAGCATTAAAACACGTTCAGAACCGAATCCGATGTTTTCAAGCAGCGCTTCTGGTATCAAACCTAAGCGATTCTCTGGTGGGTTGAAGCTGTAATAATTGATGAAGTTTCCATAAGGAGCGGCTCCTGGATCTTCATTTTCCTCTGAATCCACATGGGGAACGCGAGTCTCCATCTCTGTCCAACAACAAAATAATTCCTGAAGGCTCGAGCTGCCATCGAAACTAGTTCCTCATCCTGAATGAGCTTGAATTCAGTGCtcacacatttataatgttaaaaacaagAATTAAGCGAATAGACACATATATTTGGTtctgtattgtaaaatattcaaatatgttGTTTATAAGCTAAGACGAAAACTACAAAAGAAAAACGCCACATTCACCACATTTGGCCCTTCTGCTTTGCCATAGAGTTACGAAATGTAACTGCGCATGCGCACAAACCATTTTCCTCTGACATTGAGAACAGAACTGCATTTCCTCGTAGTTTAATTTGGGAATTAAACTGGTAAGACTTAACACTTGGCATATTTTATGAAACCGCAATAACATTAAAGTAGCTA
This genomic stretch from Megalobrama amblycephala isolate DHTTF-2021 linkage group LG2, ASM1881202v1, whole genome shotgun sequence harbors:
- the LOC125263390 gene encoding LOW QUALITY PROTEIN: pre-miRNA 5'-monophosphate methyltransferase (The sequence of the model RefSeq protein was modified relative to this genomic sequence to represent the inferred CDS: deleted 1 base in 1 codon); this translates as METRVPHVDSEENEDPGAAPYGNFINYYSFNPPENRLGLIPEALLENIGFGSERVLMLDVGCNSGDLSIALYKHLLHKEASGSDSPKRELYLLGFDLDQDLILRAQNSNPFPQNIQFIPLDITDDQESRTVLESYLGKFGCPRFHLCTCFAVTMWVHLNHGDAAFLSLLSRLASLCEYLLLEAQPWKCYRSAARRLRKLGRSDFEHFKALEIRGDMAAHAREHLEKQCSMELVQSFGNTTWDRSLLLFRRR